The window tTTAATTAtgagctccatattttcaaaaaaatgatatattacgtaaattataagttatattctcaagtggaatacaaaaaAACAATTCAGCATGCTATCTCTCCATTCCTAAATCTGcatttgatttccaagtaatggctatgcactcTCAAAACTACTAAAGCTAATCTTAAAAATTCTATTTTATACGTAGTTAATTTTAATCTAAGACTAATCATTTTAatatcacccaacaaaaataacatcagatcTAGTGGgagttttacctttaatattttctcGAAATTTTTTCTAACCTCTAAGAGTTTTATTCTATGACACTTGCTTCTTTAATTTTTTGGgagtaaaatataattgatgcaagaaattatattaaaCTAATCTACATCcaacattaataattttcatcataCTATCCTTACAAAGTTGCTTCCATCATTCTTCTTTGAAGACAatctatcccccctcccctttggatccgaatgggactgaattcaatagaGGAGGAGACAGcgaaggactttatttacaagtggaatgttaagttaataacaaaaaaagagataacatTAATACACAAGattagaatgtggcaagaaataaatgtgtattgggggaaaaaaacatatATTACTaagaacaccattatgtaaaaatgtgtcgCTGACAATGATCTTggttaacaaaatattgaattcatgtttATGATAAAGGAATAAAATATATTGATGTCGGTTATGTGGCaggatctcatgtcttttgaacaaatacaaaataaatatgaaatagcTAATGGACTTTGTTTTCTCCAACTAGattcattcttaagagaaaggtaagggccaaatttggccccacttgaaattagtgaaatggaatgaacaatttggctggggaaatacacctaaatttataactaatgctctccagaatgaaagtgcaaaacaagGTTTACAGAAgtcgagagagagatgggagttggatctaGATGTtgaaataatggaaagatgttggtctgattggtgtttggacagcatgacatcaattataaatgcaagatacagattagttcaatataatttgcaacaccaattataccttacaccacagaagttgcatagatcaaaatctgaaatatcagagctgtgttttaggtgtgggacaGAAATATAAATGCTTTTACATGCtatgtggtcatgtgtgaaggtaaGACCTTTCttgcaggatattactgaaatattaacaaggacaACAGAAGTGGCCTTCATGGGcgacccagagctttatcttttgggcaaccttactgaaataagcaataaactaaattccaaatttcatttgttaaaatagctttctTTAGCAGAGGctaaagaaatgtattgcaattacttggaaatccaactcccctctacattTAGGAgaatggactgctgagatgaatagttgtataACTATGGAAAAgttacatacaacttaaagaacaaatataacatttatcaagatatggcagccatatgtaaatcatataggggcccaattatGATTATAACTGCAATTTAGATACTGCTCTAGTATAAATGACTCCCccattgaattattttttttaatggtcaaTATAAATGTGAGCCCCgatggtgtgtggatttatataaTGCTTTGGGGCGGGGAAGGATTGTGTTGTGTTTTGTCTGTTTTTTGTTAGAAAAAGTATGCGTATTATACATATATAAGCACACCTCTCTCTATATGCATCTATATACATTCTGTAGTCACACTAGGCACACAGTGAGTGAAAGAATCAAAAATGAGTTGAACCAAcagactttaatagaactcttgcATGAGCTTAAATCCTTCAGAACCCGATGACACTTCCCAGGCCCTCTATGACATTAGCCACTAGGTTGTGGGTTTGCCCTGCACCCATAGCTCTCACAGATCTTCCACGGACTTGCCCACTTTACTCCATGAGCCAGTTTTCCTGTTGTGTGGGTGAGCTGCCACATGACCCCCAGAACTGGCGTTAGGAGGTGTGGAATCCTCGGCCAACATCTCTTTAGTCCGTTTGGGTGGCTGACCTCATCAGCATGAGGGTGGCACAGTCACAAGGTGTTCCGGCTTGAGACACTCAATGCTGAAGGTCTCCTCATGGCCTCTCATGTTGAGGATGAGCGTGGTTCAGTTCTGACGCATCACTTTCTACAGGCCCTCATGTGGCTGCTGGAGTAGAGTCTGGAGCATGCCCCTGCGAACAAAAACATAGTTGCAGTCTCGGAGGTCCTTGGGGACAAAGGAAGGTGTCAGACCATGGTACGAGGTTGGGACAGGAGCTAGTGTTCCTGACTTCTCAGTCTTTTGGGCACTGTCGTGGGTGTCTCCTCTATGCCACAGGGCTGTGGCACAAACTCACCTGGAAGCGTCAGTGGGACACCATATACCAACTCTGCATGGCTAAGTCTTCTTTGCGAGCCATGAGGGTGCCAAGAAGCACCCAtgggagctcatccacccaataTGGGCTTAGGAGGCATGCCATCAGGgctgacttcagatgctggtggaAACACTCTACAAGGCCATTGAAATGCtgatggtaggccatggtgtggtgcagCTGTGTTTGAAGTGCCAACCATAGGCTGGATAAGAACTGCAACCCCCTGTTTGAGGTGATATTGGCAGGCTAGTTGAAATGTGCAATCAGCTTGCAATGAGGGCTTTGGCACAGGACTTCATGGGCATGTCAGCGAATGGTACGGCTTCTGGTCTCCTGGTGAACCTGTTGACCATAGTGAACAGGTACcttgcccccacccaccccaggagACTGGCAGCAGACCTGACAATGCCCACATGGACATGCTCAAATCTCCTGTGCAATgggtggaagggtggggggggggcttcacATGTGTTTGGACTTTGGAGGTTTGGCTGCAAATGCATGTCCTAGCCCAGTGCCTGACTTGCTTGCGTAAGCCATGCCAAACAAATTTGTCCGCCATCAGTTGGATGGTTGCCCAAATGGATGGGTGGGCCAAACCATGCAGTGCGTCCAAAAAAAAAGCGACACCTCCAAGTGGCTGGAATGATGGGATGGAGTTGGCCGGTGGACATGTCAGAGGAGCTTGCTGCCCATTGGACCAATGGGGACATCCTCCAGTTGCAGGCCTGAGGCTGCAGTGTGATAGGCTGGCATTTTTTCGTCCAGCTGCTGTGCCTTGGTGAGCATCACATAGTTCAAACTGAGGACAGGGAATGTACCAAGTGGATGGAAATGCGAGAGTGTGTCAGCCACGATGTTTTTCCTGGAGATATGTTTGACGGTATGGTACACTCCAAGATGTATGACAGGTGGCAATACTGTAGTGGATCTGACACTTTGGTGAATGCaaaggtgaggggtttgtggtccatgaagaTCGTGAATTCCCGCCCCTCCAAGATATACCTAAAGTGCCGGATGGCAAGGTAGAGGGCTAGCAACTCCTTGTCAGGTGCCGGCTAAAGAACACGAGTGACCCTCCATTAGTTGTTCCAGCACATGGCTGACTGCTGAGTTGGAAGCGTCAACCTTGAGGGCTGTGGGCACATCCACCCGGTGGGTGTACCAGGAGGGTGGCGTTTGCAAAGCTGTCCTTGACCTGCTCAAAAGTCTCTGCTGACCCAATTTCCTTGGCCTCACTGGACATCAGACTGAACATGGGTTTGCATGATTCGGACTGCTGATGGTAGGAATTGATGGTAAAAGTTGATTATGCCCAAAAACTCTTATAAGCCCTTGACTGTACCAGGCCTGGCAAACTAGCATATGGCCTCAAATTTCACCGGCAAGGGAACCGCTTCATACCAGTCAATGATGTGATGCCCAAGGAAGTCAATGGCCGACAGCCCAAACTGGGACTTCACggggttgatggtcaggccaTATTCACTCAGACGCAGCAGAGTTGGTGCAGGTGCAAGTGGCTAGCGATCAGGATTTCATCCAAGTAGATGAAGACTAAATCCAAGCTATATCCCACTGAATCCATGAGCGGCTGGAACATCTGTGCTGCATTCTCGAGTCCGAAAGGCATTCACAGGAACTCGAATAGGGTGATGAGGGCCGTCTTGGGGATATCGCTGGAATGGACAAGAATCTGGTGACACCCTTAGAGAATATGCACGCCCATGCAAATTGGCCGTCAAGTCCTGAATGTGGGGCCATGGTGGTGTCGTTGAGCCTTCTGTAGTCGCTTCATGGCCTCCATCCTCCAGCCAACTTTGGCACCATGCGCAGTGAAGAGGCCCACATGCTGTCTGAGAGCCAGATGatcccatctcctccattttcatgAACTCCTCCTCGGCAACGTGGAGTTTTTCGGGCAGAAGCCTGCATGCCAGGGCGTGTAGCCGTGATCCTTTAGtgggaatgtggtgctgtacaCCATGCTTAGGGGCCTCTGTGGAGAACTGTGACATAATGATGGTCAGGAACTCCGCTAGTATTCTGGTAAATTTGTTGCCTAACAAAGTCACAGAGTCCAGGTGTGGGGCCGGTAACGTGGCTTCGCCAAGCGAGAAGGTCTTGGCATTCACTAGGTGCTCccccttgaggtccactaggaagttgtgtgcccagaggaaatctgcacccaataaaGGCTATGACACCGCTGCCAGTGCAAAcaactgctgttgttggcagcagtGAGCACCAGTCCCGACTTCCCGGCATGAATGTCATGccttggggggagggggccgcAATACACCAACATCCACCCGTGTCTACGAGGAACTTTCGCCCAGAGCATTGGTCACATTAGTAAAGAAGGCTATCACGATGGCCAGCTGCTGTAGCCATTAGCAATATTCAGCCCCAGCATTTCCCAAAAAAGGACAGAGTAGGTGTCAATGGTGGCTCCTGAACCTCACTTTTGGTGGTAAAACCACCAACAGTCTGAACTGGGGTCACTCCCTGCTGCAGGCATCACCGGCTTAGCTGGTGGAGTGGGGAAGGCCAGGGCCTTAGGGTGTGATGCATCAACTCAGTCAATGGAGACTCCACCATCCTACTTAGTGGGTCACAGGATATCTGCGCAGGCTGCTACTTTGCGTGGGTCACTGAAATTGTCATCAGTGATGAGGAGGCGATTATCTTCTGGCATGTGCTTGAGAAAACTTGTTTGAAAAGTAAACATGAAATGGCCATTTGCTAGTGCCAGCATCTTGTTCATTAAGGCCGATGGTGAGCAGTCACCTAGATCGTCCATGTGGAGAAATCGTGCTGCGCTCTCACAACGGGAGGGGCCAAAAACATAGACCAGGAGCATCTAGTTTCATATCTGTCCCCAGCCAGTGGCTGGTGTAGGAAGTCAATGATGCGGCCTGCTGTTTCCTGGTCGAGTGAACTGACCATATAGTAGTATTTTGTGGCATCCGAGACGACTTGCCGGACCTGAAAAtgggcttcagcctgttcaaaccagacctgTGGCCGTGAGGTTCAGAAAGTCGGCAGTTTCAGTGATACTGCATTCTGCGTGCTTGGGTCAGTCATCGTTGGGTcctatcagggtcaccaatgttgtTGCACTAGGCACAGTCAAAGGTGAGTTGAACTAagtgactttaatagaactcttgtGTGCATTTAAATCCCTCAGAACCCAATGGCGCTTGCGACTCCCGGGACCTTAATGATGTCAGCTGCCAGGCTGTCAGTTTGCCCCACACCCAGAGCTCTGTCAGATCTGCCACAGACTTGTCCACAACTCCGTGAGCCTGTTTGTCTGTGGCATGGGTGAGCAGTGTGTGTGCACGCATATGGACATATGTATACTATGTATACTAACTTGTGTATACTAAAAACAATGCCACTTGCCACAGggatgactctcccaaagtgtctccccatccctgccTTGCAAgtgtctttattagtatattagtaaggctttatctgtcaacttgggggtggggaggttatATGACGGCGGcatagttagcgcaatgctgtaacagcgccagcaactggcattcaaatttaaattttgtaaattacgggaattacctgattaaggGGAACTTTACATAATTTGAGACTACAataccaattttttaaaaatcactttacattttgcactatcttttgtcttttaaactgtttattcttaatggtggtgtattaattaggcattggaagagtgtgCCTCAggtaactggaaaattcacatatccggcaTCCACAATCCCTGTCAATGCTGGATACAGGGGATTTTACTTCAATTTTGGGAAAGATGATATTGCAAATTAATGAAACATCTAGAAATGTTACATTCATGCAACAGTGTAAAATTAAACTTGAATTACTCAAATAAAATTTCAGTGACATTATTTGAAAATGTAATCAAAAACTGCATAATCATGCACTCATTTATGAAATGTACATTATATTCACAAAGCCACTGACAATTATGTAACACAGTCATGCAAAAGGGACTACTGAAAAGTAAAAAAGCAAGCACTTTTTCCATTTCATGCAAATATGATGAAACTAACTGTAGGTGAAGATGTATTTGTGAAGCTGGACAATTAATATTCACATTTTGTTACCTGAATTTTTGTCCTGCTTTACTGAAATATCTGCAACAGTGGAATCTTTAGAAGTTTCTGTGCTTTTGGCAACTGTTAATTCAGGCACCATTGATTCAACAGGAATATTTTTCTTTCTCACATCATCCTCTCCAGCAACCGAAGTGATACACGTTTCTTGTTGAGACATACACATTGCTCTTGTTCCTTCTTTGTCCCCCAACACTTCTGCTAGTGCAACACTGGTTTCTAAAATTTTTGTAACCACCTCCTTTGAagcttttgttacttcctcattCAAAGGAAATGAAACACCCATTGGCAATGCATGAGGCATTATCTGTATTTGTGCATGGGCCATTATTTCCGAATTGCCATCAGTTTTAAATGCAATTTCATTCGCATTTTCAGAATATTCTAGAAATTTGTCCTGTAAAGGAGCGGCAGGTGAAGTAAATGACttggaaatattcaaacaagtctCTTCAGAAGTTTGTAAAGGAAGTCTTTTACCCATAGTTGAAAGATCTTCACTTAACACTGATGGTGGAATTGATGCACTAAAATCTTCAATCAAAGAACGAAGAGATTCTTCCACAGTACAATTTTCACTTGTGCTTGAAATAGGCAACAATGCTCCAGAAGCTTCTTGATGGCTTAACACAATTTCTACTGTGGCTTTGTCTGTAACCTTTACTGGGCCATCCAGATCATCTTCAGTTACATTTTTAACTAGCGTAGGAGTTTCAGTCTGATCTTGAACAGACGGCATTCTGGGTGAACATTGTTCAATGAGTTTGTAATCAGTCAAAATCTTTTTAGACAGTTTCATTCCAATTGTTGTATCACCCAGAACACTAATATTTGCTACTGGTTCAGATTTACTACTTGTAATTTCATTGGACAAAGCCTTATCTAGTTTTTTCACTGTTACAGAAGTGTCAATTGACACTTTTGTTGGTGCAAGTGATGTCAGACACCATTTCTCTTCCACAGACTTGTTTGATATTAATTCATGTTTACTGGGTTCACCAACTGATAGACTTGAAGATACATCAGTCTCTTGGTACCCAGAATGTTTATAGAGATCCTCATCTTTAATTACTGGCTCTTTATTGTGGTCAACCAACAGCTGCTGTGTTAAATTTAAATCTTGAGAAATAGGAATAGATTCCAAACTCATAAAAGGATCTTCTACTCTATTTGACACAGTCTTTTGTTCCTCAAGCAAATGTGGTCTTTTTGCAACTTTTCCAGTGCCATTGGTAGTTTCATGTATAGAAGCATACTCAGTTTGCTCTTTACGCTCATTCTGAAAATCAAACTGTACTTTGACATTGTCAGGATCTTCAATCATTTTAACACCTTCTATGTTAGTGAAACTAGGTGCCTTGACAGTCATGTCAGTtaaactgtggtcttctgatatgCCGAAAGCATGCTGTTCCAAGGTGGATTGTAGAGGTTCAAAAGAATTGAGCAGGTCTGATGTCGATTTCCTCATTTCAAGATCAGTTGAATATTTTTCAACACTTACTGCCATCTCACACAACTCATTTTGAAAGATTCCTTCTGACTGATGTAGAGCAAAATTTTGAGCAGTTTGTTCTGAGCCAATGTCTTCAGCCAAGCTGTCAGTTTTCATAACCAGGTCTGGTTCAACATGTTCATTTCCAGAATTTATCAGTGAAATAGATTTTGTTTCATCTTCAATATTTTTGGTCACTTCTAACTCATGGATAGTCACAAGTAATGGCAATTTTGAAGTTACTTTCAATTCAGTTTTTTCTCCATCATTTAGTTCATATGCAGAAATCATTTCTTTACTAATTTGGTCAGATTGTGGACACGCCAACATGGAAGAATCAAATGTAGCATAAGTCATGCACACTTGAGGTTCACCTTCAAATGGAACTTGTGAAAAAACAAAATATGCATCATTTGGAGACTGTTTTCCACCTTGTTCAAATAACTGTTCCGCAAAGGTTTCCACATCTGCATGATCTTGTTTCTCATTTCCCTCACCTACAATTTGCTTCTTGGAATCACAAGGCACATCCAAAACCTCCTGGCCTGGAAACACTGCATTCTCTGACTTAACAGTTAGATTATCAATGGATTTAATGGCATCATCATGGCAAGTTGAACAAGAATTTAGCCCATTTCTTTCCTTCATTTCTAAACTGTCCCCATAACAAAAGTTGAGACCACTGTTTGCTTTTAATGTTTGTTCCTCAAAATCCAATATGTCACACATGGATTTATTTTCCTGAACAATTGTAGTTAAGGGAGACGCATTCATTTTTGGGTCAGCAACATATTCACACAAGCTTAAGTGAGGTCccaattcaacttctctttcaTTTGATACCTGAACTTTTCCTATGCTTGCATTCTGACTGATCTTTAACAGCCCTTCCTTATCTGCTGTGTTTTGATCTGATACTGTTTCTTCAACCAGAGATGATGCAGTCCTTCCAAGTTCACTTTCATTTGACTCTACGCATTGATGTTCATTGCACTGAAAAGAGCATTCATCAACAGAAATTAACATGTCTATTTCTGACGATTTTCTTATTGCTGGTTTCACATGTACTTTTTCAAAAGTATGAACCTTTTCTAAATTATCTGTTCTTTGTTTTTCCACAACACTAGAAATTGAaggtaaaattttatttacaggaaCTTCAGGCTGCACAAGATCAGTGTTGACTGTTTTGGCAGTCATTAATTCAGTTATAGAATCAGAAGAAAAGGAGGGCATAGAGAAGACAGGAACAGGTTCAACATGCACAGgttcaccatcctgtgggtccaCAGGTTTTCCGCTAGATGGCTGATCTTTCAAGTTGACAAAGTCTGTGATTGTGGATGGAAGGAAACGAGAAAAGCATTGGTTTTAATTAAAATGTACAGAAATAGTTTCTATAAACAttaattttcaactctttacaaaaCAGTTCCACCACAATCAACCCAAAAAACTTGTTTCAATTATCATCAAATGTTAATTTTGATTGGCTAGTTATACTGAAGAATAGGATCTCATTAAAATTCCACATGCTTGAATTCTTTAGAAACTTTAACCCAAAAAACATGTTTGGAACAGGTTAACTTAGCAGATTATCACCAAAATATCAAGTTAGCATTCCTACCATTTTAATGAATGTTTCACAGAGACTAGGAACAGCAGAATCTTTCCCTTTAATGTTCCAATTAATTTCAAACAGTAAATCAATGTTCATGAATCTGCTGAAATAGTAAATTTGACGTTTATTtgttcaattttgtttccattaATGAACGTTGAAATGATCTTCTCAAAAGACATGTAATCTCTCATAATCACTCATCCACAAACCTCATGAGACATACTTTACTCTTCAGCAGGGAATCATTTCATGAATGAGCTGATCCTCTGGACCAGAGGGGTATTTGTAACATCAAATGAGCTTTGATCATCATACAAGCCTCCAGTGGCTGTTGTTAAAGATAAAAAcaaggtaaacaagaaaaatttgcagatgctggagttttGTGCAGTACCCAGAGGTAGAGAAACCCAGGTCATGCAGCAGctatagaaagcaaaaggcagttgacattttgggcctgagcccttcatcaggagtgtcAAAAATGTAGCAGACACCTGAAATAaataggttgggggtgggggaagatggaGAGAAGCATAGGTTAACAGACAAGAGGtcagatggatacaggtgggagggtggaagataaagaagctgagaagtgatggggaagaggacTAAGATTGCTCTCTGACAGAAAGGTTTGGAAGTGGAATGGAGAAAAAGGGGCAAAGGAAAGAGATCAGAAAAGGGAGTTAACAGAAATTGAAATATATgctgatgctgtctggttggaaagtgccaaTTTATGGGTAGCTTTAATTTGCAGCACAATGTCATTATGTCAGGGTAACAATGGAGTatagaatttaaatggttggctactggaag of the Narcine bancroftii isolate sNarBan1 chromosome 4, sNarBan1.hap1, whole genome shotgun sequence genome contains:
- the LOC138760633 gene encoding reticulon-4-like isoform X1, whose amino-acid sequence is MSEEYQSPYVSSSVHLDDMLQASPPEGAEKADDDLLPLKPGAGDAPAPPPPVAASAPRASETVEDNDVTRGTFQDDSPPPLPARSRPEPETLGDTELAKRRPPSTDESFFSPSVTPELVMQPADFVNLKDQPSSGKPVDPQDGEPVHVEPVPVFSMPSFSSDSITELMTAKTVNTDLVQPEVPVNKILPSISSVVEKQRTDNLEKVHTFEKVHVKPAIRKSSEIDMLISVDECSFQCNEHQCVESNESELGRTASSLVEETVSDQNTADKEGLLKISQNASIGKVQVSNEREVELGPHLSLCEYVADPKMNASPLTTIVQENKSMCDILDFEEQTLKANSGLNFCYGDSLEMKERNGLNSCSTCHDDAIKSIDNLTVKSENAVFPGQEVLDVPCDSKKQIVGEGNEKQDHADVETFAEQLFEQGGKQSPNDAYFVFSQVPFEGEPQVCMTYATFDSSMLACPQSDQISKEMISAYELNDGEKTELKVTSKLPLLVTIHELEVTKNIEDETKSISLINSGNEHVEPDLVMKTDSLAEDIGSEQTAQNFALHQSEGIFQNELCEMAVSVEKYSTDLEMRKSTSDLLNSFEPLQSTLEQHAFGISEDHSLTDMTVKAPSFTNIEGVKMIEDPDNVKVQFDFQNERKEQTEYASIHETTNGTGKVAKRPHLLEEQKTVSNRVEDPFMSLESIPISQDLNLTQQLLVDHNKEPVIKDEDLYKHSGYQETDVSSSLSVGEPSKHELISNKSVEEKWCLTSLAPTKVSIDTSVTVKKLDKALSNEITSSKSEPVANISVLGDTTIGMKLSKKILTDYKLIEQCSPRMPSVQDQTETPTLVKNVTEDDLDGPVKVTDKATVEIVLSHQEASGALLPISSTSENCTVEESLRSLIEDFSASIPPSVLSEDLSTMGKRLPLQTSEETCLNISKSFTSPAAPLQDKFLEYSENANEIAFKTDGNSEIMAHAQIQIMPHALPMGVSFPLNEEVTKASKEVVTKILETSVALAEVLGDKEGTRAMCMSQQETCITSVAGEDDVRKKNIPVESMVPELTVAKSTETSKDSTVADISVKQDKNSVVDLIYWRDIKKTGLAFGASLFLLLSMTIFSIVSVIAYLGLAVLSVTISLRIYRGILQAVQKTDDGHPFKACLEKDVAISDELVHKYRDIGLGHINHMITELRRLFLVQDLVDSLKFSVLMWLLTYVGALFNGLTLLIIALVAVFSIPVVYERHQAQIDHYMGKASKQIKEVTAKIQARVPGLKKKTE
- the LOC138760633 gene encoding uncharacterized protein isoform X2, yielding MSEEYQSPYVSSSVHLDDMLQASPPEGAEKADDDLLPLKPGAGDAPAPPPPVAASAPRASETVEDNDVTRGTFQDDSPPPLPARSRPEPETLGDTELAKRRPPSTDESFFSPSVTPELVMQPADFVNLKDQPSSGKPVDPQDGEPVHVEPVPVFSMPSFSSDSITELMTAKTVNTDLVQPEVPVNKILPSISSVVEKQRTDNLEKVHTFEKVHVKPAIRKSSEIDMLISVDECSFQCNEHQCVESNESELGRTASSLVEETVSDQNTADKEGLLKISQNASIGKVQVSNEREVELGPHLSLCEYVADPKMNASPLTTIVQENKSMCDILDFEEQTLKANSGLNFCYGDSLEMKERNGLNSCSTCHDDAIKSIDNLTVKSENAVFPGQEVLDVPCDSKKQIVGEGNEKQDHADVETFAEQLFEQGGKQSPNDAYFVFSQVPFEGEPQVCMTYATFDSSMLACPQSDQISKEMISAYELNDGEKTELKVTSKLPLLVTIHELEVTKNIEDETKSISLINSGNEHVEPDLVMKTDSLAEDIGSEQTAQNFALHQSEGIFQNELCEMAVSVEKYSTDLEMRKSTSDLLNSFEPLQSTLEQHAFGISEDHSLTDMTVKAPSFTNIEGVKMIEDPDNVKVQFDFQNERKEQTEYASIHETTNGTGKVAKRPHLLEEQKTVSNRVEDPFMSLESIPISQDLNLTQQLLVDHNKEPVIKDEDLYKHSGYQETDVSSSLSVGEPSKHELISNKSVEEKWCLTSLAPTKVSIDTSVTVKKLDKALSNEITSSKSEPVANISVLGDTTIGMKLSKKILTDYKLIEQCSPRMPSVQDQTETPTLVKNVTEDDLDGPVKVTDKATVEIVLSHQEASGALLPISSTSENCTVEESLRSLIEDFSASIPPSVLSEDLSTMGKRLPLQTSEETCLNISKSFTSPAAPLQDKFLEYSENANEIAFKTDGNSEIMAHAQIQIMPHALPMGVSFPLNEEVTKASKEVVTKILETSVALAEVLGDKEGTRAMCMSQQETCITSVAGEDDVRKKNIPVESMVPELTVAKSTETSKDSTVADISVKQDKNSGACSRLYSSSHMRACRK